The region ATAACAAATGATTCGTAGGCGCAGCGACACCATTCGCCAAATCGACACCATCCGTCAAGTCAGCTACCCCATTAGCATCTTGGGAATAAATAACCGCTTTGCCGGCGCGAACAATAAATTCTGCACCCGCCCCGGCAATCAGGGTTTGTCCAGGTTTCACATCAACGATTTCGCTGGCATTGCCTGTATCACCCGAACCGGAAGCCGGCGCTTTGGTAGGAGCTGTGGTTGCAGCCGGTGCATTAGTCGCAGTAGCAGCCGGAGCCTGAGTAGGAGGAGTAAAAGTCCCACCCTGCAAAGCCTTCTGGATCTGTTGGTCCACATAGCTCTTAGTAACCACCGGGTCCTCAGCCGTTCCTGGCTGTGATCCAACACCGGCGCCTTCAGCCGTTAAGTTAAGCATGGAGCCTGCCCACAGGCCACCTGCCAGCAGCACTGCTGACATCGTAACTTTCCAAGCGGTCTTCAAATGTGATTCCTCCTCATAGTGGGATAAATGGCTATAAAAAAAGAATAGCCTCCGAAGAGGCTATTCTTTGCTTCGTTAAGGAAGCTTAAATTATTTACCGTTCAGTTCTGCACCAGTAACGATTGGGTTACCAGTAGCGTCAACGATTTTGGAAGTATCTTTCACCTTCACAGTGATTTCGTTGATGTAGTTAGCGCTCAAGTCAAGCTTACCAGCAGTAGCATCCTTCACATAAGCAACAATGTTGCTTCCGTTAGAGTTGATGCTGCTTCCGAAGTAGAGAACTTCTGCACCTTGATATACGCCTGCTTTAACATCAAAGGTCACATAGTATTTGTTAACATCAGTACCGGATTCGATACGTTGTCCAACAACAGCTTCAGTGTCACTTACAGGGACATTGTTAATCTTGAATTCGAAGTTGGAAGAATCCAAGTTACGAGCGCCCTTAGCATCTGTTGGCAAGTTCTTGATTTGCTCAGAGAATTCAAGGATCAATGACTTTCCATCATTTGCTGCAACAGCAACCGATTTGAATGTTGGTTTCACTCTGTCAGTCAGGCTGATTGCAGTAGTAGATGCCACTACACCGTTACCCGCAGTATCAGCAATACCGCTAGCAACAAAGTTATAGTTTTTAGTTTCACTGATAGCTGATCCTGAGAACTGAACTACTGCAATTGCATCAGTTGGAGCAGTGTTTGGACCACTCAGGGTTTGAATAGTCACATATGCATCAGAAGGAAGAGCCTTGCTATCGAGAGTGTAGCTGTTAGGATCTCTCAAGCTGGAAACATTCAGACCACCAGCATCTTTAGCATATACATAAACTGTAACAGTGCTGTTGCTAAGCGTGCTATCATTGTGCTCTACTTTATAAATTTCTGGAGCTTTCTCATCAGTAGAAGCAGAAGCTCCTGTCAAGGACTGTACAGTCGCAGCCAGTGCATTCTTAGTGAAGGAATCATCTGTTACCAGGCCTTCAGGAATACGAAGGGTATGAGCACCAGTGAATTCTTTAGACACTTGATAAGTCAAAGTCTTCTTGTCGCTGGAAAGCACACCACTACCGGAAGCGATAGTTGTAGTAACAGCACCAGTAGAATCATTGATCAAAGTCAAAGTTTTACCAGCAGCTGGGGACAGTACTTTCTCAGAGAACTTGATAACAAGACCTCTGTTCGAGTAAGTTACACTAGTTACTGTTGGAGCAACTGTGTCTTTTGTGAAAGTAATAGCTTGGGACACAGGAGTACCCAGGGTATTACCAATGGTATCCTTAACATTTGCTCCGAACAAGATAGAACCAGTGAACGTAGTAGTGGACAATGAGCCCAGTGGTGATCTCAAAGTAATTGTTGCGCTATCAGAAGTATTTTCAATGGAGAACACACCTTTGCTTTCGCCATTAGCATCCAACAAACGAACGTTACCTACGAGAGAATCTTTGTTAAGTTTCTTGTCAAATACCACTTCAACATAACGATCACCTACTGGAGTTACACTCTTAATTACAGGAGCATTAACATCAGAAGTAACAGTTACAGATGTTTTAACTGGGTTTGGAGTAGCAACATTTCCAGCAAAGTCAGAAACGTTTGTCAGAGACACATCATAAGTTTGGCCACTAGTCAAAGTACCAGTAGTCAGAACGAAGGAATCATAAGTGTCGCGAGCTACGCTTGCAGCAGCACCATTCACATAAGCAATCAGACCAGACAGCTTAGTAGGTTCGCTCAATTTCACATAAACCTTATTAGTTGTAGACTTAGCAACAGCCGTAACAGAAGTTACAGTTGGAGCAACAACGTCAGCAACATTGATCAGGTCAGTGAATGCTGGAACTTCTTCATTACCTGTAGTTCTAACATCTTTACTTACAACTACAGTGTATTGACCTTTAAGGTAGTTAACTTCACCAGGTACTGTCAGAGTAGCTTCAGTGCCGTCAGCGTTAAATACAACTTCAGCATTGTCAACTACATTAGCAGTTGTCGATACTTTTACAACTTTAACTACATCATCAATCAATTTGCCATCAGAAACGATTGAGTCAGTTGCAATCTGACGATTGAACTTAACGACTACTTGTTTCGAGTTAGGAGCTGTTACGGAAACAACCTTAGGAGCCTGCAGAGTTACTTTTGCAGTGTAGTCCTTTTCAAGGTGTTTGAAGTTGATTGTTTGTTCAACGCCTGCTACCAGAGCAGTTGTCAACTCAACGTTTGCAGTAGTTTTGTCGGAGAAAGTTACAACTACTTTGGTTGGGCTTACTGCTTCAGCAGAAACTACAGTCAATGTAGGAGTTTTTCCGATTTGATCAGCTGCATAAGCTGTCTGTACTACCAGAGCACGGTCAGCATTAGATTTGAAGTTTACATCTTTAGCAATCAGACCAGCGTTGATAACTGCTTGTGCATAGCCTTTAGCCCATGCGGATGCACTGTTATCAGTTGTAGTAGGCTGTTCCAGTTTCAGAGCGCGGAACAATACTGCCGCAACTTCTTCAACTGTTACTTTACCGTTGTAGTTGAAGATGCCCTTAACTGTGTCTTGACCTTGCATCAAGCCTGCAGCTGTAACAGCTTCTACATAAGGTACAGTCCAGTTAGTAGCTGTGTAACCTTTGTCTTTGTAAGACAGCTTACCAGTTACTTCAGTAAGACCGAACAATTTAGTAACGATCTTAGCGAATTCACCGCGAGTCAGATCTTTTTCAAGGTGAGCCTGACCATCTGGGTATCCATTAAGAATACCTTTTGCTGCCAAAGCATCAAATGCTTGTTGTGGAGTTACCTTTGCTGTTTCACCAAATGCTACAGAGGCAAACATCGAGAATGCCATTGCTGTAGACAATGCTACGGATAAAATTTTCTTCATAACCTTTTTTTCTCCTCCTTGGACATTCATAAACTGGGAATTTTCTT is a window of Paenibacillus sp. FSL H3-0469 DNA encoding:
- a CDS encoding Ig-like domain-containing protein codes for the protein MSDMSYTTKENSQFMNVQGGEKKVMKKILSVALSTAMAFSMFASVAFGETAKVTPQQAFDALAAKGILNGYPDGQAHLEKDLTRGEFAKIVTKLFGLTEVTGKLSYKDKGYTATNWTVPYVEAVTAAGLMQGQDTVKGIFNYNGKVTVEEVAAVLFRALKLEQPTTTDNSASAWAKGYAQAVINAGLIAKDVNFKSNADRALVVQTAYAADQIGKTPTLTVVSAEAVSPTKVVVTFSDKTTANVELTTALVAGVEQTINFKHLEKDYTAKVTLQAPKVVSVTAPNSKQVVVKFNRQIATDSIVSDGKLIDDVVKVVKVSTTANVVDNAEVVFNADGTEATLTVPGEVNYLKGQYTVVVSKDVRTTGNEEVPAFTDLINVADVVAPTVTSVTAVAKSTTNKVYVKLSEPTKLSGLIAYVNGAAASVARDTYDSFVLTTGTLTSGQTYDVSLTNVSDFAGNVATPNPVKTSVTVTSDVNAPVIKSVTPVGDRYVEVVFDKKLNKDSLVGNVRLLDANGESKGVFSIENTSDSATITLRSPLGSLSTTTFTGSILFGANVKDTIGNTLGTPVSQAITFTKDTVAPTVTSVTYSNRGLVIKFSEKVLSPAAGKTLTLINDSTGAVTTTIASGSGVLSSDKKTLTYQVSKEFTGAHTLRIPEGLVTDDSFTKNALAATVQSLTGASASTDEKAPEIYKVEHNDSTLSNSTVTVYVYAKDAGGLNVSSLRDPNSYTLDSKALPSDAYVTIQTLSGPNTAPTDAIAVVQFSGSAISETKNYNFVASGIADTAGNGVVASTTAISLTDRVKPTFKSVAVAANDGKSLILEFSEQIKNLPTDAKGARNLDSSNFEFKINNVPVSDTEAVVGQRIESGTDVNKYYVTFDVKAGVYQGAEVLYFGSSINSNGSNIVAYVKDATAGKLDLSANYINEITVKVKDTSKIVDATGNPIVTGAELNGK